From one Triticum urartu cultivar G1812 chromosome 3, Tu2.1, whole genome shotgun sequence genomic stretch:
- the LOC125543322 gene encoding probable membrane-associated kinase regulator 2 — translation MESFSLLKYLRGGAVAGNQRTAVPATTIAALACEEGGEGGGSGGGADVVEDDAAFFDLEFAVPGDESAASDAEEERVEFNFSVAGDAASGGEVVAVEPVVPVSEAENGVGKEAEPAATAEAPAASFLRPATKFRVLLLKLRKPKVPVPAEGNAGGAAGGSPAPKTNRFLIKFRVDDAPFVSLFTRDNSSRTSDAGAGTGAARPAVQAPQPSDAVAITAEERRFAKEVMLKYLNKIKPLYVKVSRRYGERLRFAGASEGEETDAEPEPSPPPSATPSPAPSQPRAAPAPPPQPVVVACGVRAPRASVPAGLKQACKRLGKSRSASSAVAAAPSPSATPPTPAQPQRRDDSLLQLQDGIQGAIAHCKRSFNASKGSESPLLRSMTEPKADGAADTKDGVDGA, via the exons ATGGAGTCGTTCAGCCTTCTCAAGTACCTGCGCGGCGGAGCGGTCGCCGGCAACCAGCGCACGGCCGTGCCGGCCACGACCATTGCCGCGTTGGCGTGTGAGGAAGGTGGTGAAGGGGGTGGAAGTGGTGGGGGCGCGGACGTGGTGGAAGACGACGCGGCCTTCTTCGACCTCGAGTTCGCGGTGCCGGGCGACGAGAGCGCCGCGTCGGACGCGGAGGAAGAGAGGGTCGAGTTCAACTTCTCCGTCGCCGGCGATGCCGCGTCCGGCGGCGAGGTGGTGGCCGTGGAGCCGGTGGTGCCGGTCAGTGAGGCTGAGAACGGCGTCGGGAAGGAGGCGGAGCCTGCTGCGACGGCGGAGGCCCCGGCGGCGTCGTTCCTCCGTCCGGCGACCAAGTTCCGCGTGCTTCTGCTTAAGCTGAGGAAGCCGAAGGTCCCCGTTCCGGCGGAGGGCAACGCGGGTGGTGCTGCCGGCGGTTCCCCGGCGCCCAAGACGAACCGCTTCTTGATCAAGTTCCGGGTGGACGACGCGCCGTTTGTGTCGCTCTTCACGCGTGACAACAGCTCTCGCACCTCCGACGCCGGCGCTGGCACCGGCGCGGCCAGGCCggcggtgcaggcacctcagccTTCCGACGCGGTGGCGATCACCGCCGAGGAGCGGCGCTTCGCCAAGGAGGTTATGCTCAAGTACCTGAACAAAATCAAGCCCCTGTACGTCAAGGTCTCCCGCCGCTACGGCGAGCGCCTACGGTTCGCCGGCGCCAGCGAGGGCGAGGAGACGGACGCGGAGCCCGAACCCTCGCCGCCCCCTTCCGCGACACCCTCCCCCGCCCCCTCCCAGCCTCGTGCGGCACCTGCCCCGCCGCCACAGCCCGTCGTCGTCGCGTGCGGCGTGCGCGCTCCGCGCGCCAGCGTGCCGGCCGGCCTGAAGCAGGCGTGCAAGCGCCTCGGCAAGAGCCGCTCCGCGTCCTCCGCCGTGGCGGCCGCGCCGTCGCCGTCGGCCACACCACCGACCCCCGCGCAGCCGCAGCGCCGCGACGACTCGCTGCTGCAGCTGCAGGACGGCATCCAGGGCGCCATTGCGCACTGCAAGCGCTCCTTCAACGCGTCCAAAG GGTCCGAGTCGCCGCTGCTGAGGTCCATGACGGAGCCGAAGGCCGACGGCGCGGCCGACACCAAGGACGGCGTCGACGGCGCGTGA